In Dama dama isolate Ldn47 chromosome 9, ASM3311817v1, whole genome shotgun sequence, the following proteins share a genomic window:
- the LOC133062761 gene encoding olfactory receptor 7E24-like, translated as MDQLAHDELQALNPKVISLNLHRNVQPESVFLSILRRDPETSSHTRQERGSESVLLGHVPAEMQPSPVSAEGDSDDEWSLGANYMVSFLFQRCPRYIQPQNLTQNLTSVSEFFLLGLSDDPELQPLLCVLFLSTYLVTVLGNLLIILAIISDPQLHTPMYFFLSNLSLADIGFVSTTVPKMIVNILTHSRVISYGGCLTQMSSFILFGCMDGMLLSMMSYDRFVAICHPLHYLVIMNPHLCFSLVLVSFFGSLMDSQVHNLIVLQLTCFKDVEISNYFCDPSLLLKLACSDTFTNNIILYLTGAIFAFVLFSGIFFSYYKILSSILRVPSSGGRYKAFSTCGSHLTVVCLYYGTGLGVYLSSAISQSPRKDALASVMYTVVTPMLNPFIYSLRNRDIKRALCRFLNKTI; from the exons ATGGACCAACTGGCTCATGATGAGCTTCAGGCACTGAACCCTAAGGTCATATCATT GAACCTACATCGGAATGTCCAACCTGAGTCTGTCTTCCTGTCCATCCTGAGGAGGGACCCTGAGACTTCATCACACACCAGACAGGAGAGGGGCAGTGAGTCTGTGCTCCTTGGTCATGTTCCAGCAGAGATGCAGCCCAGCCCAGTAAGTGCTGAGGGAGATAGTGATGATGAATGGAGTTTGGGAGCAAACTACATGG tgtcatttctttttcaaaggtGTCCAAGGTACATACAGCCACAAAATCTAACACAGAATCTAACAAGTGTCTCAGAATTCTTCCTCCTGGGCCTCTCAGATGATCCAGAACTGCAGCCTTTGCTCTGTGTCCTGTTTCTGTCCACGTACCTGGTCACCGTGCTGGGAAACCTGCTCATCATCCTGGCCATCATCTCTGACCCCCaactccacacccccatgtacttcttcctctccaacctgtccTTGGCTGACATTGGTTTCGTCTCCACCACAGTCCCCAAGATGATTGTGAACATCCTAACTCACAGCAGAGTCATCTCCTATGGGGGCTGCCTGACTCAGATGTCTTCTTTTATCCTTTTTGGATGTATGGATGGTATGCTTCTGTCTATGATGTCCTATGACAGGTTTGTGGCCATCTGTCACCCACTGCACTACCTGGTCATCATGAACCCACACCTCTGTTTCTCTTTAGTTTTGGTGTCTTTTTTTGGTAGCCTTATGGACTCCCAGGTACACAATTTGATTGTGCTACAACTTACCTGCTTCAAAGATGTAGAAATTTCTAATTACTTCTGTGACCCTTCTCTGCTCCTTAAGCTTGCCTGTTCTGACACTTTCACCAATAATATAATCCTGTATTTGACTGGTGCCATTTTTGCTTTTGTCCTTTTCTCAGGGATCTTTTTCTCTTATTACAAAATTCTTTCCTCCATTTTGAGAGTCCCGTCATCAGGTGGGAGATAtaaagccttctccacctgtggctCTCACCTGACAGTTGTTTGCTTATATTATGGGACAGGCCTTGGTGTGTACCTCAGCTCAGCCATCTCACAATCTCCCAGGAAGGATGCACTGGCCTCAGTTATGTACACTGTGGTcacccccatgctgaaccccttcatctacagcctgaggaaccGAGACATCAAAAGGGCCTTGTGCAGATTCCTCAACAAAACAATCTAA